One window of the Pedobacter ginsengisoli genome contains the following:
- a CDS encoding glycosyltransferase, translating into MDIIYTLFIIIQVLIGVHLFGPLFLCFFGLFNKKTINKGLVEVEFDYAVIVTAYQQTSLIPMVVDSILKSNYSNYIIYVVADNCDIGELNFTDKNVVILKPDEVLASNTKSHFYAINRFQREHEIITIIDSDNLVHAEYFNELNRFFAKGYTSVQGVRAAKNLNTPYACLDEAGDIFYRLIDRKLLFEAGSSAALSGSGMAFTTKVYKDCLEHNEIIGAGFDKILQYEILRRGFTIAFAEGAIVYDEKTSKTGQLVNQRSRWLNTWFKYFFLGLNLFAKSIVNFNLNQGLFSLMLLRPPLFILLILSTAFFVLDLFFAPLFAIYWVLGIIIFIVSVLSALKYFKADRRIYTSLKNVHKFMYYQVLALLKVRKANKISVATEHYFKEEIKK; encoded by the coding sequence ATGGATATAATTTATACTCTTTTTATTATTATACAAGTTTTGATCGGAGTCCATTTATTTGGCCCGCTTTTTCTGTGCTTTTTTGGGTTATTTAATAAGAAAACAATAAATAAAGGGCTTGTTGAGGTTGAGTTTGATTATGCAGTTATTGTTACTGCATATCAGCAAACGAGTTTAATTCCAATGGTGGTTGATTCTATTTTGAAATCAAACTATTCTAATTACATTATCTATGTTGTTGCAGATAACTGTGATATAGGTGAATTAAATTTTACAGACAAGAACGTTGTTATTCTTAAACCTGATGAGGTATTGGCGAGTAATACCAAATCACATTTTTATGCAATAAACAGGTTTCAAAGAGAACACGAAATCATAACTATAATTGACAGTGATAATTTAGTTCATGCTGAATATTTTAATGAATTAAACAGATTTTTTGCAAAGGGCTATACATCCGTTCAAGGTGTAAGGGCTGCTAAAAACTTAAATACTCCTTATGCGTGCCTGGATGAGGCTGGAGATATATTTTATAGACTTATAGATAGGAAGCTTTTATTTGAGGCCGGTTCATCTGCAGCACTTTCTGGATCAGGAATGGCGTTTACTACAAAAGTTTATAAAGATTGCCTGGAGCATAATGAGATTATTGGGGCAGGATTTGATAAAATATTGCAGTATGAAATTTTAAGGAGAGGATTCACCATAGCATTTGCCGAAGGAGCAATTGTTTACGATGAGAAAACAAGTAAAACAGGTCAATTGGTTAATCAAAGATCAAGATGGTTAAATACCTGGTTTAAATATTTCTTTCTTGGCCTTAATCTATTTGCTAAATCTATTGTGAATTTTAATTTGAATCAAGGTTTATTTAGTTTGATGCTGCTTAGACCTCCATTATTTATATTATTGATTCTATCAACTGCTTTTTTTGTGTTGGATCTATTTTTTGCTCCACTATTTGCAATTTATTGGGTGCTTGGGATAATCATATTTATTGTTTCTGTTTTATCAGCCCTAAAATATTTTAAAGCCGATAGGCGGATTTATACTTCTTTAAAAAATGTACACAAATTCATGTATTACCAGGTTTTGGCACTTTTAAAGGTGCGGAAGGCTAATAAAATATCGGTAGCTACAGAACACTATTTTAAAGAAGAAATAAAGAAATAG
- a CDS encoding glycosyltransferase, which translates to MKKRLRVIEGKEKGLVLIKENLWNLYPDCMVESINWISNASVFNYLNKRNNVKFSYSIKKALEELGFKDFILFNDNELLKGFYLKELLFPALSIYYSRDYILAVDYWKKHGKRLEPLIIAKNDLCLANSLYLTDYCKTYNDNSYYVGQGCDIELFKEAIASDKPAELRGIKTPIVGYVGALNSIRLNIPLIHYIANARKDLTFVLVGPEDNDFAMSGLHHLENVVFTGIKKPEELPLYVGFFDVCINPQLVNMVTIGNYPRKIDEYLAMGKPVVATQTRAMEIFSSYVYLAEDKENFALLIQTALEENTEELQIGRRDFAASHSWENCTNEIYKAIFKSLKMKQS; encoded by the coding sequence GTGAAAAAGCGCTTGAGGGTAATTGAGGGGAAGGAAAAAGGGTTAGTATTGATCAAAGAAAATCTTTGGAATCTGTATCCGGATTGTATGGTGGAGTCTATAAATTGGATTTCGAATGCTTCTGTATTTAATTATTTGAATAAGAGAAATAATGTAAAGTTTTCTTATTCAATAAAAAAGGCTTTAGAGGAATTGGGATTTAAAGACTTTATATTGTTTAATGATAATGAATTATTAAAAGGATTTTATTTAAAGGAGCTACTTTTTCCGGCTTTAAGTATTTATTATTCCAGAGATTATATTCTTGCCGTTGATTACTGGAAAAAACATGGTAAAAGACTTGAGCCTTTAATTATTGCTAAGAATGACCTTTGTTTAGCCAATTCCTTATACCTAACGGATTACTGTAAAACTTACAATGACAATTCATATTATGTTGGTCAGGGCTGTGATATTGAGCTCTTTAAAGAGGCAATAGCAAGCGATAAGCCTGCAGAACTTAGAGGCATAAAAACACCTATTGTAGGGTATGTTGGTGCTTTAAACAGTATCAGGCTGAATATACCTTTAATACATTATATTGCAAATGCAAGGAAGGATTTAACCTTTGTTTTGGTAGGGCCCGAAGATAATGATTTTGCCATGAGCGGTTTACATCATTTAGAGAACGTGGTTTTTACGGGGATAAAGAAACCGGAAGAACTCCCGTTATATGTTGGTTTTTTTGATGTGTGTATTAATCCGCAGTTAGTTAATATGGTAACGATAGGCAATTACCCCAGAAAAATAGATGAATATTTAGCCATGGGCAAGCCAGTAGTTGCAACTCAAACAAGAGCAATGGAGATTTTCTCTTCATATGTGTACCTGGCAGAGGATAAAGAAAATTTTGCGTTGCTTATACAAACAGCGCTTGAAGAAAATACAGAAGAATTGCAGATAGGAAGAAGGGATTTCGCTGCAAGTCATAGTTGGGAAAATTGCACCAATGAAATTTATAAAGCTATTTTTAAATCTTTAAAAATGAAACAATCTTAA
- a CDS encoding acyltransferase — protein sequence MSIVNKIKSNPRLKKLLHKMLIPKNDHKPRLWVRLFVNPFIHKKGSGSIIRRRNRMDVFPFNEFSLGEKSIIEDFVTINNGVGNVLIGNNSIIGIGSVVIGPVEIGNNVMLAQNIVVSGLNHGYEDINVPPSKQKEIRKKITISDDVWIGANSVITAGVTIGKHVVIGAGSVVTKDIPDYCVAVGNPARIIKKYSEDTKSWMSV from the coding sequence ATGTCGATAGTTAATAAAATAAAATCAAATCCGAGGCTAAAAAAGCTATTGCATAAGATGTTGATACCTAAAAATGATCATAAACCTCGTTTGTGGGTGAGACTTTTTGTTAATCCTTTTATACATAAAAAAGGATCTGGGAGTATCATCAGACGTAGAAATAGGATGGATGTTTTTCCTTTTAATGAGTTCAGTTTAGGGGAAAAATCTATTATTGAAGATTTTGTAACTATTAATAATGGAGTAGGTAATGTATTAATAGGAAATAACTCGATTATAGGTATTGGTAGTGTTGTGATTGGTCCTGTTGAAATAGGCAATAATGTAATGTTAGCTCAAAATATAGTTGTTTCTGGTCTGAACCATGGCTATGAAGACATTAATGTGCCACCAAGTAAGCAGAAAGAAATCAGAAAGAAAATCACTATTTCTGATGATGTTTGGATTGGAGCAAATAGTGTAATTACCGCAGGTGTAACAATAGGGAAACATGTTGTTATTGGAGCAGGTAGTGTAGTGACAAAGGATATACCAGATTATTGTGTAGCAGTAGGTAACCCGGCAAGAATAATAAAGAAGTATTCTGAAGATACTAAATCTTGGATGTCTGTTTAG
- a CDS encoding O-antigen ligase family protein — MYQFLSSLSHTQRTIILSVLGIMVSVGVSILTYLNPMWAILVIIGVLFIIFLVFLFKEPSIGLFALVAYCFLFGILSREVGGIAYGIGIEGLLLLTWVAALTQYKRYDWKRLNNPLTKLMLMWFIISVVEIINPAGASVIGWLQEIRSTALFPVLFTPLVFLLFDSEKKLNLVLILLIGLSLLATMNGIKQQHIGLSSGEQKFLDEVGAITHLLWGRLRVFSFYGDSGQFGVSQASFVMITIVLAIAPFKWWKRILALIAAGLSFYGMLISGTRGAFFALAIGALCVFFLTKNIKVIILGVIAAALFFGFLKFTTIGNGNYGLYRLRSALNFKEASLNVRFNNQKVLRERLQSQPFGGGLGVIGTWGKLYNKDKFLSTIEPDSYWVKVWAMYGIVGLTIWFSMMMYIMGKCCGIIWKIRSIGLRYKCIALLSATAGIFLCSYGNEVINSMPSAIVAALSFAIIFQSVNFDKKDASLPQKDDEKDKNEPGKNNGAINSEIKIIYS, encoded by the coding sequence ATGTACCAGTTTTTATCCTCATTGTCACACACACAGCGTACAATAATCCTGTCCGTTTTAGGGATAATGGTTTCTGTTGGAGTTAGTATATTAACTTATCTGAATCCGATGTGGGCAATACTTGTGATTATAGGAGTACTGTTTATTATCTTTCTGGTTTTTCTTTTTAAGGAGCCTTCTATAGGTCTTTTTGCTTTGGTTGCTTACTGTTTTTTATTTGGGATTTTGTCTCGTGAGGTGGGCGGTATAGCTTATGGCATAGGCATAGAAGGGCTACTGTTATTAACTTGGGTAGCGGCACTTACTCAGTACAAGCGATATGATTGGAAACGTTTAAATAACCCGCTAACAAAACTGATGCTGATGTGGTTTATCATCAGCGTGGTTGAAATTATAAATCCGGCAGGTGCTAGTGTGATAGGCTGGTTACAAGAAATAAGAAGTACCGCATTGTTCCCTGTGCTATTTACCCCGCTTGTATTTTTGCTATTTGATTCAGAAAAGAAGTTAAATCTGGTTTTAATACTGTTGATTGGATTGTCGTTACTGGCAACTATGAATGGTATTAAACAGCAACATATAGGATTATCATCAGGTGAGCAAAAATTTTTAGATGAGGTTGGAGCTATTACCCACTTGTTATGGGGAAGATTAAGGGTGTTCTCTTTTTATGGGGATTCAGGACAATTTGGTGTTTCGCAGGCATCTTTTGTAATGATTACTATTGTTTTGGCAATAGCACCTTTTAAATGGTGGAAAAGAATACTGGCTTTAATTGCAGCAGGTTTATCTTTTTATGGAATGCTGATTTCAGGTACCAGGGGTGCTTTTTTTGCATTGGCAATAGGGGCATTGTGTGTTTTCTTTCTTACCAAGAATATTAAGGTAATAATTCTTGGAGTGATTGCGGCGGCATTGTTTTTTGGTTTTTTAAAGTTTACCACCATAGGTAATGGCAATTATGGATTGTATAGATTACGAAGTGCGCTGAATTTTAAAGAAGCCTCATTAAATGTGAGGTTTAACAATCAAAAGGTTCTTAGAGAACGTTTGCAGAGTCAACCATTTGGAGGAGGTTTGGGAGTAATAGGTACTTGGGGTAAGCTCTATAATAAAGATAAATTTTTATCAACAATTGAACCTGATAGCTACTGGGTTAAAGTTTGGGCCATGTATGGCATTGTTGGATTAACCATCTGGTTTTCGATGATGATGTACATTATGGGGAAATGCTGTGGGATAATTTGGAAGATAAGGAGTATTGGGTTAAGGTATAAGTGTATAGCCTTGCTTTCGGCGACAGCAGGTATTTTTTTATGCAGTTATGGTAATGAAGTAATTAATTCAATGCCATCTGCTATTGTTGCGGCTTTATCATTCGCGATTATTTTTCAGAGTGTGAACTTTGATAAAAAGGATGCTTCATTACCTCAAAAGGATGATGAAAAAGATAAAAACGAACCAGGTAAGAATAATGGGGCAATTAATAGTGAAATTAAAATAATTTATAGCTAA